The genomic region TTGCATCCGACATTCGTATCGATAAGTTCCGGATGAGCGGTTTTTGGGACACACCCCTCGATAGTATTCTCAAAAACTTGGGCCGCACAACATTGTTTTTTGCCGGTGTGAATGCTGACCAATGCGTTATGGCAACATTGCAGGATGCGAATTTCCTGGGGTACGACTGCATTTTACTAGAGGATTGTACAGCTACTACGTCGCCCGATTACTGCCTGTTAGCAACCCTCTATAACGTGAAGCAGTGTTTCGGTTTTGTGTCGGATTCCCATCGACTGTTGACTGCCCTTACTTCATAGTCATGCAGATTAAAGGAGGCTTCTTTCATGACTGCTCAGCAGTGTGTCATCCCAATCGTCAAGTCACCTAAGGATTATCAAGCGTTTCGCATTAGTCCCCAAGACACAAATCGATTGGCGATCGTGTTTGATCCCAGTCATGCTCACCAATCCCTGACCATCTGTGTGGAAATTTTTGATGTCGGGGGCAAGACACCACCCAATCGGCACCAACTTGCTGTAGAAATGTTTTTTGTGCTGAAGGGAACGGGATTAG from Cyanobacteriota bacterium harbors:
- a CDS encoding cupin domain-containing protein, with the protein product MTAQQCVIPIVKSPKDYQAFRISPQDTNRLAIVFDPSHAHQSLTICVEIFDVGGKTPPNRHQLAVEMFFVLKGTGLATCDGKTVPIQAGDSVLVPPTGTHMIENTGSDRLYALCIMVPNEDFAELIRSGVPVELDEEDLAVLRRSPLLTPC